A single region of the Sulfurimonas sp. genome encodes:
- the rnc gene encoding ribonuclease III — MSKNIEDLEEVLGYKFKNQKLIIEALTHKSYKQPYDNERLEFLGDAVLDLIVGEYLFFKFPNSDEGTLSKIRAALVNENGFDKLARSINLGEYIYLSNAEENNGGREKASLLSNAFEAIIGTIYLESGLDAAKAIAIDIIEKNHKEISLDSLFRDFKTSLQELTQARFGETPEYVVVASRGPDHLKEFEVAVMIQGVEYARAAGKSKKIAQQVSAEMALKLLNKETK, encoded by the coding sequence ATGAGCAAAAATATAGAAGATTTAGAAGAAGTTTTGGGTTATAAGTTTAAAAATCAAAAGCTCATTATCGAAGCGCTGACGCATAAAAGTTATAAACAGCCCTACGATAATGAGCGACTTGAGTTTTTGGGTGATGCAGTTTTGGATCTTATTGTAGGGGAGTATCTTTTTTTTAAGTTTCCAAACTCGGATGAGGGGACTCTCTCAAAAATCAGAGCAGCGCTTGTAAATGAAAACGGATTTGACAAACTTGCAAGATCCATTAATCTGGGTGAATATATCTATCTCTCAAACGCAGAAGAGAACAACGGCGGAAGAGAAAAAGCGTCGCTTCTTTCAAATGCGTTTGAAGCGATAATAGGAACAATCTATCTTGAGTCAGGGCTAGATGCAGCAAAAGCAATAGCGATTGATATAATTGAGAAAAACCATAAAGAGATATCGTTAGATTCGCTTTTTAGGGATTTTAAAACTTCTTTGCAAGAGTTGACGCAGGCTAGATTCGGAGAAACTCCGGAGTATGTCGTGGTTGCAAGTCGCGGACCGGATCATCTAAAAGAGTTTGAAGTAGCGGTAATGATTCAAGGCGTAGAGTATGCCAGAGCTGCCGGAAAAAGCAAAAAAATTGCTCAGCAAGTCTCGGCAGAGATGGCTCTAAAACTTTTAAATAAGGAAACAAAGTGA
- the rnhA gene encoding ribonuclease HI: protein MKKITLFSDGSALGNPGPGGYAAILRFGDKEREICGGEIHTTNNRMELLAVIEGLRALKEPCDVDIISDSSYVVKGISEWLEGWIKRDFKKVKNPDLWIEYLEVSKSHKINAIWVRGHDGHIENERCDVLAKQEAQKMKRQ from the coding sequence GTGAAGAAAATAACTCTTTTCAGTGACGGAAGTGCTTTGGGGAATCCCGGACCGGGAGGCTATGCGGCGATACTAAGGTTTGGAGATAAGGAGAGAGAGATTTGCGGGGGAGAGATTCATACTACAAACAACAGAATGGAGCTTTTAGCGGTTATCGAGGGTTTGAGAGCCTTGAAGGAGCCTTGCGATGTGGATATCATCTCAGACTCGTCATATGTCGTAAAAGGGATAAGCGAGTGGCTTGAAGGCTGGATAAAAAGAGATTTTAAAAAGGTGAAAAATCCGGATTTGTGGATAGAGTATTTAGAAGTTTCAAAGAGTCATAAAATAAACGCTATATGGGTGAGGGGACATGACGGACACATCGAAAACGAGAGATGTGATGTATTGGCGAAACAAGAAGCCCAAAAGATGAAAAGGCAGTAA
- a CDS encoding YeiH family protein: MPFSPKNRKGTINGVIFVAIFAAAATMISELEFIKALGISPLVIGIVMGIFYANTLHNNTPKEWSGGITFSAKKILRFAIVFYGFRITFQQIAEVGVEGFMVSLIMLSTTFILGTWAGQRLFKMDRDTSMLSASGASVCGAAAVLATEPVLKAEEHKAAIAVSMVVLFGTIAMFLYPALYNMGVFDMSAKEFGIYVGGTIHEVAQVVAVPASVPGASAEMANTAVIVKMTRVIMIAPMLIVLGIYLSYSAKKSGGAAGGVKLVIPWFAVYFVGMAGFNSLGLLPQNLVDIINRADTFLLTMAMTALGMGTIFAKFKGLGLAPLYTAGLMFAWLMIGGYFITKWVVAVF, encoded by the coding sequence ATGCCGTTTTCGCCAAAAAATAGAAAAGGTACTATTAACGGAGTTATTTTTGTAGCTATTTTTGCTGCAGCAGCCACCATGATTTCGGAGCTTGAGTTTATCAAGGCTCTTGGTATTTCGCCTCTTGTTATAGGGATAGTGATGGGTATTTTTTACGCAAACACGCTTCATAACAATACTCCAAAAGAGTGGAGCGGCGGGATAACTTTTTCCGCCAAAAAAATTTTAAGATTTGCCATAGTTTTTTACGGTTTTCGCATAACCTTTCAGCAAATCGCCGAAGTCGGGGTTGAGGGGTTTATGGTTTCGCTTATCATGCTCTCGACTACATTTATTTTGGGAACTTGGGCAGGGCAGAGACTCTTTAAGATGGACAGAGACACTTCGATGCTCAGTGCTTCGGGAGCTTCCGTGTGCGGAGCGGCGGCGGTTTTGGCAACGGAACCGGTTTTAAAGGCAGAAGAACATAAAGCGGCAATCGCCGTTTCGATGGTTGTGCTTTTTGGAACTATAGCTATGTTTTTATACCCCGCACTTTACAATATGGGTGTTTTTGACATGAGTGCCAAGGAGTTTGGTATCTATGTCGGCGGAACTATCCATGAAGTTGCTCAAGTCGTTGCAGTTCCGGCTTCGGTTCCCGGTGCAAGCGCAGAGATGGCAAATACGGCAGTAATTGTGAAAATGACGAGGGTTATTATGATTGCGCCGATGCTTATCGTCTTAGGAATCTATCTATCGTATAGTGCTAAAAAAAGCGGTGGAGCAGCAGGAGGCGTTAAGCTGGTTATCCCTTGGTTCGCGGTTTACTTTGTAGGCATGGCAGGATTTAACTCACTTGGATTGTTGCCTCAAAATTTAGTAGATATTATTAACAGAGCAGACACTTTTTTACTGACTATGGCAATGACGGCTCTTGGAATGGGTACGATATTTGCAAAGTTTAAAGGGCTTGGTTTGGCACCTCTTTATACCGCCGGTTTAATGTTTGCATGGTTAATGATAGGCGGTTATTTTATTACAAAATGGGTTGTGGCGGTGTTTTAA
- a CDS encoding tetratricopeptide repeat protein, with amino-acid sequence MNTFFLEFRDPLFGIIIFFVLIFVITFFSYWFTRYKKKEDYKHLDKFLKQFHAAPSQDELKVLIAKGELSEKSWLLLANSYAKGGNYEKSIEIYSELLKVGDKANYRDTMFLLGKTYFKAGFLERSRQIFLEILKNNPRTPQALSYLLLVYEQMKNYNAALEVLEPLGELKKDVSTESTYLNALLILNTSGMKAEEKVYKLLELYKISNQLTYLIFEYIFRVNPKVAWENFDTSKAELIVDILWNSNKKDLNFDIIMQNGYLRELYTAKGFIKEAVKSSIFELDVLINLDSKANATLGFEYICDNCKVVYPFAFSRCSGCHAIDTSRVELSLVKDYHKDFSEENNSFQ; translated from the coding sequence ATGAATACATTTTTTTTAGAGTTTCGCGACCCGCTTTTTGGGATAATAATCTTTTTTGTTCTTATTTTCGTAATAACATTTTTTTCATATTGGTTTACCAGATATAAGAAAAAAGAGGATTACAAGCATCTTGATAAATTTTTAAAACAGTTTCATGCCGCTCCTTCTCAAGATGAGTTAAAAGTATTGATTGCAAAAGGTGAGCTCTCCGAAAAGTCTTGGCTTTTATTAGCCAACTCATATGCAAAAGGCGGCAATTATGAAAAAAGTATCGAGATATATAGCGAACTTTTAAAAGTCGGCGATAAAGCAAACTACAGGGATACTATGTTTTTGTTAGGTAAAACTTACTTTAAAGCAGGTTTTCTTGAGCGCTCAAGACAGATTTTTTTAGAGATATTAAAAAATAACCCGCGTACCCCTCAAGCACTCAGTTACCTGCTTTTAGTATATGAGCAGATGAAAAATTACAACGCGGCTCTTGAAGTGTTGGAGCCTTTGGGTGAGTTAAAAAAAGATGTCAGCACAGAGAGTACCTATCTAAATGCTCTGTTGATTTTAAACACTTCGGGAATGAAAGCGGAGGAAAAAGTTTATAAATTGCTAGAGCTATATAAGATAAGCAATCAATTGACATATCTTATTTTTGAGTATATATTTAGAGTCAATCCAAAAGTTGCGTGGGAAAATTTTGATACCTCTAAAGCAGAGTTGATAGTCGATATATTGTGGAACTCTAATAAAAAAGATTTGAATTTTGATATAATCATGCAAAATGGCTATTTAAGGGAACTTTACACCGCAAAAGGGTTTATAAAAGAGGCAGTAAAAAGTTCTATTTTTGAACTTGATGTGCTGATAAATCTTGATTCAAAAGCTAATGCAACGCTAGGTTTTGAGTATATCTGCGACAACTGTAAAGTTGTCTATCCTTTTGCTTTTAGCCGCTGCAGCGGTTGTCATGCCATAGACACATCCAGAGTAGAATTATCTCTCGTTAAAGATTATCATAAGGATTTCAGTGAAGAAAATAACTCTTTTCAGTGA
- a CDS encoding DUF748 domain-containing protein has product MLKKIVPALLLIYPILGFLVLPPIIKSQLESIVAKETNSKLSINDIRFNPFSFKVEVSGLSLKTLEDKKIASFEKLEVNLQPLSLFRFALHLKSITLKKPEIFVLYNQDKTLNLSKIFKEKNEALSENAKEPLKLPRVIIDSVKVEEGILNYEDFTTAKKFELSLKPIDFKLINMDTDSFDSNRTAFRFYSALDEGGEIDLRGRIASYKPLKLDGNLNLDEIKLYTIWRYIQEKIALEVADGVMFLSADYHINFDDLNSTKVDEAYLSLDNLRVKPKDKNSDILNLKSLYADSIAAKPMMQDLYIRNVVLDQLKANIKRDAKGDIDWTEYFKIKEKISESKKVQKDEKTAPLSIAVEDISLKRTVVNIEDKSVIPNVKTKLNELNLDIKNFTLSAEKPFSYKMNLVLNDKTVCSSNGDIKDKFSEANTRFACKNLDVVHYRPYIEQIASNMLKSYDILLKSSMLNFDANVTLKDENSEIAALVKSANLSIDNFALNHKKSDENLVNFKSFDVNGVSLDTKTKAVTIEKASFGGLEANLKREKSGAFNFENLIEVKPNISNSVKTDDKKDEKAYRVKLKLFNINSAKISFNDKSIEKNAKTTLDKIDFSADDIDSKENSLFKYNLAFRVNSRGTVKSGGEIKHTPLEQKGRVAFHKISLKELTPYIEEFSFLKISDGYLNLNSTTSYGQKDKKHNLNVDGELSVEEFFLHDGRDDSTIASFSKADLKSFNFKTAPNSLYIDEALLDSFYLDAMIYENKSMNLAKLLKPKERESQKVSQKSDKAKTIDDEKFAFRLLKLKVSNGSANFADYSLPIDFKTSIHDLNGNIYAVSNSDGEVAYVDVDGGVDEYGSAKLKGSFEPSNIKSFLDIDFNFRNLNLNALSGYSAQFAGYKIDKGKLFLDLKYRINNSELLSKNNIVIKNMKLGDEIEDKNITKLPLGFAIALLENSDGVIDIDMPIEGNVDKPDFKYGTIIMKALSKLILKAVASPFTFLGKLIGIEGDKLKNIDFEAGESSILPPEREKLDNLADILLKKPKLSLAISGGFDGEKDLEALKSKKLKEKVFEISKQEQPTIQILARIYVQSGGDIKSLLDELRAKTGRELSNGEYQKELYTRCINAQIVAEGELNELADKRAKIIQNYLAETKKIDVKKVILDKAKSVSDSQENLVKTALKIEVK; this is encoded by the coding sequence ATGCTTAAGAAAATAGTTCCGGCTCTACTCTTAATCTATCCGATTTTAGGCTTTTTAGTTTTACCCCCAATCATAAAATCCCAACTTGAGAGCATTGTCGCAAAAGAGACAAACTCTAAACTCTCTATAAATGACATACGGTTTAACCCATTTAGTTTTAAAGTAGAAGTGAGCGGACTTTCGCTCAAGACTCTTGAAGATAAAAAAATAGCATCGTTTGAGAAGCTTGAAGTCAATCTGCAGCCTCTTTCGCTTTTTAGATTTGCTCTGCATCTAAAGAGCATTACACTAAAAAAACCCGAAATTTTCGTTCTTTACAATCAAGATAAAACATTGAACCTTAGTAAAATATTTAAAGAAAAAAATGAGGCACTAAGCGAAAACGCAAAGGAGCCGCTTAAACTGCCTAGAGTTATCATCGACAGTGTTAAAGTTGAAGAGGGGATTTTAAACTATGAGGATTTTACAACGGCTAAAAAATTTGAGTTGTCGTTAAAGCCTATTGATTTTAAATTAATTAATATGGATACGGATAGTTTCGATTCAAATCGCACGGCTTTTAGATTTTACAGCGCTTTAGACGAGGGCGGAGAGATTGATTTAAGAGGCAGGATAGCGAGTTATAAGCCACTGAAGTTGGATGGAAACCTTAACTTGGATGAGATCAAACTCTATACGATTTGGAGATATATTCAAGAAAAGATTGCGCTTGAAGTTGCGGACGGAGTTATGTTTTTAAGCGCCGACTATCATATAAATTTTGATGATTTAAACTCGACAAAAGTTGATGAAGCATATCTTAGTTTGGACAATCTAAGAGTAAAACCAAAAGATAAAAACAGCGATATTTTAAATCTAAAATCACTTTATGCAGACAGTATCGCCGCAAAGCCTATGATGCAGGATTTATATATACGAAATGTTGTTTTGGATCAATTAAAAGCAAATATAAAAAGAGATGCCAAAGGGGATATAGATTGGACAGAGTACTTTAAAATCAAAGAGAAGATTTCAGAAAGTAAAAAAGTCCAAAAAGATGAGAAAACCGCCCCTTTAAGCATAGCAGTAGAGGATATTTCGTTAAAGAGAACAGTTGTTAACATCGAGGATAAAAGCGTAATTCCAAATGTAAAAACAAAGCTGAATGAACTTAATCTGGATATTAAAAATTTTACGCTATCAGCAGAGAAACCGTTTTCTTATAAGATGAATTTAGTTTTAAACGACAAAACCGTATGCAGCTCAAACGGCGATATCAAAGATAAATTCTCGGAAGCAAACACCCGTTTTGCTTGTAAAAATCTTGATGTTGTCCATTACCGACCGTACATAGAGCAAATCGCCTCAAATATGTTAAAGAGTTACGATATTTTGCTAAAGAGTTCAATGCTGAATTTTGATGCGAATGTCACTTTAAAAGATGAAAATTCAGAGATAGCCGCTTTGGTAAAGAGCGCAAATCTATCTATTGATAATTTTGCGCTTAACCACAAAAAGAGCGATGAAAATCTGGTAAATTTTAAAAGTTTTGATGTAAACGGTGTCAGTTTAGATACGAAAACAAAAGCCGTAACTATTGAAAAAGCCTCTTTTGGCGGTTTGGAAGCAAATCTCAAAAGAGAGAAAAGCGGAGCTTTTAATTTTGAGAATTTAATAGAGGTAAAACCGAATATCTCAAATAGCGTAAAAACAGATGATAAAAAAGATGAAAAAGCATATAGGGTAAAACTAAAATTATTTAATATAAATTCTGCAAAAATAAGTTTTAATGATAAAAGCATAGAAAAAAATGCAAAAACGACTCTGGATAAAATAGATTTTAGCGCCGATGATATAGATTCAAAAGAGAATAGCCTCTTTAAATACAATCTTGCGTTTAGAGTAAACAGCAGAGGAACCGTAAAATCCGGCGGCGAGATAAAACACACTCCGCTTGAACAAAAAGGTAGGGTCGCATTTCATAAAATCTCTCTAAAAGAGCTTACTCCCTACATAGAGGAGTTTTCATTTTTAAAAATCAGCGACGGATACCTAAATCTAAACAGTACGACTTCTTATGGGCAAAAAGATAAAAAACATAACCTTAATGTTGACGGAGAGTTAAGCGTTGAAGAGTTCTTTTTGCATGACGGCAGGGATGATAGTACGATAGCTTCTTTTTCAAAAGCCGACCTAAAATCGTTTAATTTTAAAACCGCTCCCAACTCTTTATATATCGACGAGGCGCTTCTTGACTCTTTTTATCTGGATGCTATGATATATGAAAACAAAAGCATGAATCTTGCCAAACTTCTAAAACCAAAAGAGCGGGAGAGCCAAAAAGTATCGCAAAAGAGTGATAAGGCAAAAACTATAGATGATGAGAAATTTGCATTTAGATTGTTAAAACTCAAGGTTTCAAACGGCAGTGCAAATTTTGCCGACTATTCGCTCCCCATAGACTTTAAAACATCCATTCACGACTTAAACGGCAATATTTATGCAGTCTCAAACAGTGATGGCGAAGTAGCCTATGTCGATGTAGACGGAGGGGTTGACGAGTATGGTTCTGCTAAATTAAAAGGGAGTTTTGAACCGTCAAATATAAAATCGTTTTTAGATATAGATTTCAATTTCAGAAATCTAAATCTTAACGCCCTAAGCGGGTATAGCGCGCAGTTTGCAGGCTATAAAATAGACAAAGGCAAACTATTTTTAGATCTAAAGTACAGGATAAACAACTCCGAACTTCTCAGCAAAAACAATATAGTTATAAAAAATATGAAATTAGGCGATGAGATAGAGGATAAAAATATCACAAAACTGCCGCTTGGTTTTGCTATTGCTCTGCTTGAAAACAGCGACGGCGTTATAGATATAGATATGCCGATTGAGGGAAATGTGGATAAACCGGACTTTAAGTACGGAACTATAATTATGAAAGCTTTATCAAAGCTTATACTAAAAGCAGTTGCTTCACCGTTTACATTTTTGGGAAAATTGATCGGGATAGAGGGAGATAAGCTAAAAAATATAGATTTTGAAGCCGGAGAATCTTCAATTTTGCCGCCCGAGAGAGAAAAACTTGATAATCTTGCAGATATTCTGCTAAAAAAACCTAAACTTAGCTTAGCAATTAGCGGAGGTTTTGACGGCGAGAAAGATTTAGAAGCGCTGAAATCTAAAAAACTAAAAGAAAAAGTATTTGAGATAAGCAAGCAAGAACAGCCGACAATCCAAATTTTGGCAAGAATATATGTCCAATCGGGCGGCGACATAAAATCTCTTTTGGATGAGCTTAGAGCAAAAACAGGCAGAGAGTTGTCAAACGGAGAGTACCAAAAAGAGTTGTATACCAGATGTATAAACGCTCAAATCGTAGCAGAGGGTGAGTTAAACGAATTGGCAGACAAAAGAGCAAAAATCATTCAGAACTATTTGGCAGAGACTAAAAAAATTGATGTTAAAAAAGTTATACTGGACAAAGCAAAAAGTGTGAGCGACTCGCAAGAGAATTTAGTTAAAACGGCGCTAAAAATAGAAGTAAAATAG
- the aroC gene encoding chorismate synthase, protein MNSFGQKLKFSTFGESHGRAIGCLLDGVPAGLDIDEEFIQRELDRRKPGKTEFETARKEEDKVEILSGIFEGKSTGTPIAIVIYNTDQKSKDYSNIKDIFRPGHADFTYFYKYGIRDYRGGGRSSARETAARVAAGAIAKLMLKELNIEVLSGICEIDGIKSELFDYEAAKKSIIYALDPIKEQEQKDAILRAKNEHDSVGGVSRVLVKGAPKGLGQPLYYKLDAILADAMMGINAVKAVEIGDGVLSASLRGSQNNDEIRADGFVTNHSGGILGGISNGDEIVMNVYFKPTPSIFKEQKTVTTKNEEIDFSLKGRHDPCVAIRGTVVCEAMAALVIADMLLLNMGSQMDRVVKYYK, encoded by the coding sequence GTGAACAGTTTTGGTCAAAAATTAAAGTTTAGCACTTTTGGCGAGTCACACGGCAGGGCTATAGGATGTCTGCTTGACGGAGTTCCTGCGGGACTTGATATAGACGAAGAGTTTATTCAAAGAGAGCTTGACCGCAGAAAACCGGGAAAAACAGAGTTTGAAACGGCAAGAAAAGAGGAAGACAAAGTAGAGATTTTAAGCGGTATTTTTGAGGGAAAAAGTACGGGAACTCCTATAGCGATAGTTATTTACAATACTGACCAAAAGTCAAAAGATTACTCTAACATAAAAGATATTTTTCGCCCCGGTCATGCAGACTTTACCTACTTTTACAAATACGGCATCAGGGATTATCGCGGAGGCGGGCGAAGCTCCGCACGGGAGACGGCAGCAAGAGTCGCTGCAGGCGCAATCGCAAAACTGATGTTAAAAGAGTTAAATATTGAAGTTTTAAGCGGTATATGCGAGATAGACGGGATAAAATCAGAGCTGTTTGACTACGAAGCTGCCAAAAAAAGTATAATCTATGCACTTGACCCAATCAAAGAGCAAGAGCAAAAAGATGCGATTTTAAGAGCAAAAAATGAACACGACTCTGTAGGCGGAGTCTCAAGAGTACTTGTAAAAGGTGCGCCCAAAGGTCTCGGTCAGCCGCTTTATTATAAACTTGATGCAATTTTAGCAGACGCTATGATGGGCATAAATGCCGTTAAAGCCGTTGAAATCGGTGACGGAGTGCTTAGCGCATCTTTGAGAGGTTCACAAAACAATGACGAAATAAGAGCGGATGGATTTGTAACAAACCATTCCGGCGGAATTTTGGGCGGGATCAGCAACGGAGACGAGATAGTAATGAATGTCTATTTTAAACCGACTCCCTCTATTTTTAAAGAGCAAAAAACCGTAACGACTAAAAATGAAGAGATTGATTTTTCGCTAAAAGGGCGACACGATCCGTGTGTAGCTATAAGAGGAACCGTGGTTTGCGAAGCAATGGCAGCTCTTGTTAT
- the ccoG gene encoding cytochrome c oxidase accessory protein CcoG: protein MSENSVGIKLPTPWRYKRYLFFSFSTIFALVLPWIKINESYFFLLSFDKLKLHLAFVQFDMQELYLLPFLLMILFLGIFGMTVVGGRVFCGWICPQTVFRVIYRDLIETKLLGLRKRIKNKQQEPDMSLTENRVKKAVAILIWTALSFIASANMLWYFVPPEDFFNYLSDPFEHVILFGTLLFSALFLIYDIVFLQEEYCIYVCPYSRVQSVLYDENTVMALYNTNRGGHIYDEHKVKQFTKQSELQKIEPHAECTACESCVTVCPTHIDIRKGLQLECINCLECVDACTVVMGKLGKPSLVTWSSDYEIIDKKGKTQYFRPKVIAYALLLVALVVGMVMMGSKKEHMLLNINKENRLYSVEKTQDGKVAVDNAYEFLLQNTQNDKMDFYFEVILPKDAKGKIEIFKPTEPFEVTPDVKKKKIVVLRTYDVLADDARHDTIIPITIRAYAIGHEDKITVFRESTFVYPRADVIK from the coding sequence ATGAGTGAGAATAGTGTCGGTATAAAATTGCCGACTCCGTGGAGATATAAGAGATACCTCTTTTTTAGCTTTTCAACGATTTTTGCTTTAGTTTTGCCTTGGATAAAGATAAACGAGAGTTACTTTTTTCTACTGAGTTTTGATAAACTCAAACTTCATCTTGCATTTGTCCAGTTCGATATGCAGGAGTTATATCTTTTGCCGTTTTTGCTGATGATACTGTTTTTAGGTATTTTTGGGATGACGGTTGTAGGCGGGCGTGTTTTTTGCGGATGGATCTGTCCTCAGACCGTATTTCGCGTAATTTACCGTGATTTGATTGAGACTAAACTTTTAGGTTTAAGAAAACGGATAAAAAACAAACAGCAAGAACCTGATATGAGTTTGACTGAAAACAGAGTTAAAAAAGCGGTTGCAATATTAATCTGGACGGCTTTATCATTTATAGCAAGTGCAAATATGCTGTGGTACTTTGTCCCGCCTGAAGATTTTTTTAACTATCTCTCAGATCCGTTTGAACATGTTATTTTGTTTGGAACACTCCTTTTTTCGGCACTTTTTCTTATATATGACATAGTTTTTTTACAAGAAGAGTATTGTATCTATGTCTGTCCATACTCAAGGGTTCAGTCGGTTTTATACGATGAAAATACCGTTATGGCGCTCTACAACACTAACAGAGGCGGGCATATCTACGATGAGCATAAAGTCAAGCAGTTTACCAAACAGAGCGAACTTCAAAAGATTGAACCGCACGCCGAGTGTACCGCGTGCGAGAGTTGTGTAACCGTCTGTCCGACACATATCGATATCCGAAAAGGGCTTCAGCTCGAGTGTATCAACTGTCTTGAGTGTGTTGACGCCTGTACGGTTGTTATGGGAAAACTCGGAAAACCTTCGCTTGTTACATGGTCGAGTGATTATGAGATAATCGATAAAAAAGGAAAAACGCAATATTTCCGTCCCAAAGTTATCGCGTATGCCCTCTTGCTTGTTGCTTTAGTAGTAGGTATGGTTATGATGGGAAGCAAAAAAGAGCATATGCTTTTAAATATTAACAAAGAAAACAGGCTCTATTCGGTTGAAAAAACTCAAGACGGCAAAGTAGCGGTTGATAATGCCTATGAGTTTTTACTACAAAATACGCAAAACGATAAGATGGATTTTTACTTTGAAGTTATTTTGCCAAAAGATGCAAAAGGAAAGATAGAGATATTTAAACCTACGGAGCCTTTTGAGGTTACACCCGATGTGAAAAAGAAAAAAATCGTAGTTCTTAGAACTTACGATGTATTGGCGGATGACGCAAGACACGATACTATTATCCCCATTACAATCCGTGCTTATGCTATCGGGCATGAGGATAAAATCACTGTATTTAGAGAGTCGACTTTTGTATATCCAAGAGCCGATGTGATTAAATAA